Proteins found in one Mucilaginibacter gracilis genomic segment:
- a CDS encoding FISUMP domain-containing protein, which translates to MKKLYIAAITVILFNCAFTSNKALTPAHLANDTLKVSLKVKHANDTLKADNITAQVEFTNVSAAGIRLPGIFKDANTYLSVTSGNDRIVTPIKLAMVDYSDESPSKYITLAPRKSFKHTINISDILKSKNVPLAGGTYKLEVCYINNKGADCIKGTYYSNAVTFIVAQTPLTVTLIVTKQAPQKQVAVSNVVTFTAVKDTLHVKPFKPSTKSTNRTGTFTDKRDGQTYTWVKIGKHTWMSQNLNYKSKVGVSYYYNNDSTNTLKYGVYYSYAALHDAAPKGWHVPTDAEWQDLEIEGGIPATEVTKMGWNGDDISAFLVGGSTGFNVLYAGRGNNTAPGHVNERAYFWTTREPGEPLYIFRRIFIKSYNRVMRATQGIAFNLNLRCVKDE; encoded by the coding sequence ATGAAAAAGCTATACATTGCAGCCATAACAGTTATTTTATTTAACTGCGCTTTTACATCAAACAAAGCCTTAACCCCAGCACACTTGGCAAACGACACCTTAAAAGTTAGCCTAAAAGTTAAACATGCCAATGATACTCTAAAGGCTGATAACATAACTGCCCAAGTAGAATTTACCAATGTTTCGGCGGCAGGCATCAGGTTGCCAGGTATTTTTAAAGATGCCAATACCTACCTATCGGTAACATCAGGTAACGATAGGATTGTAACTCCAATTAAATTGGCGATGGTTGATTATAGCGACGAAAGTCCATCAAAATACATTACCCTTGCGCCGCGTAAATCATTTAAGCACACTATCAATATAAGTGATATTTTAAAAAGTAAAAACGTGCCTTTGGCAGGCGGCACATACAAGCTTGAGGTATGCTATATTAATAACAAGGGGGCTGATTGCATTAAAGGCACTTATTACAGCAATGCGGTAACATTTATAGTTGCGCAAACCCCGTTAACGGTAACATTAATTGTAACAAAACAAGCCCCGCAAAAGCAGGTTGCTGTAAGTAATGTGGTAACTTTTACTGCCGTTAAGGATACCTTGCATGTAAAGCCCTTTAAACCGTCTACAAAATCAACAAACCGTACAGGCACATTTACCGATAAACGCGACGGCCAAACTTATACATGGGTAAAAATAGGTAAACACACATGGATGTCGCAAAATTTAAATTACAAATCAAAGGTTGGTGTTTCCTATTATTATAATAACGACAGTACTAATACCCTCAAATATGGGGTTTATTATAGCTATGCCGCCTTACACGATGCCGCACCCAAAGGATGGCATGTACCAACAGATGCCGAATGGCAAGATTTAGAAATTGAAGGCGGCATACCTGCCACCGAGGTTACTAAAATGGGTTGGAACGGCGATGATATATCGGCATTTTTAGTGGGTGGCTCAACTGGTTTTAATGTGTTGTATGCCGGCCGGGGCAATAATACCGCACCAGGCCATGTAAACGAACGTGCCTATTTTTGGACCACCCGCGAACCGGGCGAGCCTTTATACATCTTCCGGCGCATTTTTATAAAAAGCTATAACCGGGTAATGCGTGCTACGCAAGGTATTGCCTTTAACCTTAATTTACGCTGCGTTAAAGATGAATAA
- a CDS encoding transposase: MSLPSWIQKFKEPKTEIRLIKGTFYKYAVEYRYNSEKKRTDKITLELLGKITEKEGFVPSDKKLIKDKGNSLPVVDIKTYGLYNLFTSLLAEDLPSLLTLFPEPVSQTLLTVAMMRFAYQHPIKRMPFQHAHDYCSLNWVTKGLDDKAITAALKYVGENRELLLGWMKGRLGVREAMQDKFVMIDSTHIPSLSEHLSVNAMGYNPQHSYDPQIRLMYIFSAQMQQPVYYRLINGNITDVTSMKICVDELNIKDVVFIADKGFYSKKNVADLKTASIHFIIPLYRNNNLIDYEPLQQANFKKGIKNYFTYQKRVVWYYEYEKEGLMLTTYLDERLRVEEEADFLTRTQTHPDKYKEVDFFERVDRFGTLTLTNHLPEAVSAQMLYETYKQRNEIEVMFDAYKHFLLADKTYMQNRYVLEGWLMANFIAMIAYYRLYTRLKTANKLSKYAPKDIVEISKSIYQTKIRNTWVRSEITKKTKDLFKSIDIDYLN; this comes from the coding sequence ATGTCGTTACCTTCCTGGATTCAAAAATTTAAAGAGCCAAAAACAGAGATCAGGCTTATCAAGGGTACATTTTACAAGTACGCTGTTGAGTATCGTTATAATTCTGAAAAAAAGCGGACGGATAAAATAACCCTGGAACTTCTTGGTAAAATCACCGAGAAGGAGGGCTTTGTCCCGTCGGATAAAAAACTAATAAAAGATAAAGGCAACAGCCTGCCGGTAGTAGATATCAAAACATACGGATTGTATAATCTCTTTACGTCTTTGCTTGCTGAGGATCTTCCCAGTTTACTTACACTCTTCCCAGAGCCTGTTAGTCAAACATTATTGACAGTAGCAATGATGCGTTTTGCTTATCAGCACCCAATAAAGCGTATGCCGTTTCAACATGCACATGACTACTGTTCTCTGAACTGGGTCACAAAAGGTCTTGATGACAAAGCAATTACAGCTGCATTGAAATATGTAGGAGAAAACAGAGAACTATTGCTGGGCTGGATGAAAGGCAGATTAGGGGTAAGGGAAGCTATGCAGGATAAATTTGTAATGATTGATTCTACGCACATACCATCCCTTTCAGAACATCTTTCAGTCAACGCAATGGGTTATAATCCACAGCATAGCTATGATCCACAAATACGCCTGATGTACATTTTTTCTGCACAAATGCAACAACCGGTGTATTATAGACTTATCAATGGGAATATTACTGACGTTACATCGATGAAGATATGTGTAGACGAACTAAATATCAAAGATGTGGTTTTCATTGCCGACAAGGGATTTTACAGCAAGAAAAACGTCGCTGACCTCAAAACTGCCTCCATTCATTTCATTATCCCACTATACAGAAATAATAATCTCATAGATTATGAACCGCTACAGCAAGCCAATTTTAAAAAAGGTATAAAGAATTATTTCACCTATCAGAAGAGGGTGGTCTGGTATTATGAATATGAAAAAGAAGGACTGATGCTAACTACTTACCTTGACGAGCGCCTTAGAGTAGAAGAAGAAGCTGATTTCCTTACCCGTACTCAAACACATCCTGATAAGTATAAAGAAGTTGATTTCTTTGAACGGGTTGACCGTTTTGGAACACTTACACTCACGAATCACCTGCCTGAAGCGGTGTCCGCACAAATGTTATATGAAACCTACAAACAGCGCAATGAAATAGAAGTCATGTTTGACGCCTACAAGCACTTCCTGCTTGCAGACAAAACCTACATGCAGAACCGATATGTGCTGGAAGGATGGTTAATGGCAAATTTTATAGCCATGATCGCATACTACAGGTTGTATACACGACTAAAAACAGCAAACAAACTTTCAAAATATGCACCAAAGGACATAGTAGAAATATCAAAAAGCATCTACCAAACTAAAATCCGAAACACCTGGGTAAGATCCGAAATAACAAAAAAGACAAAAGACCTCTTTAAATCTATTGACATAGACTACCTAAATTAG
- the iscU gene encoding Fe-S cluster assembly scaffold IscU, whose product MAYSDKVIDHYTHPRNVGTLDKSKNSVGTGLVGAPECGDVMRLQIEVNADNVITDAKFKTFGCGSAIASSSLATEWLKGKSIDDAMKIDNMDIVEELALPPVKIHCSVLAEDAIKAAINDYRVKNGMEALVSEKAHH is encoded by the coding sequence ATGGCTTATTCAGATAAAGTAATTGATCATTATACCCACCCACGTAACGTTGGCACTTTAGATAAAAGTAAAAACAGCGTAGGAACAGGCCTTGTTGGCGCACCAGAGTGCGGCGACGTAATGCGCCTGCAAATTGAAGTGAATGCTGATAACGTTATTACCGATGCTAAATTTAAAACATTTGGTTGCGGTAGTGCTATCGCCTCATCATCATTAGCCACCGAGTGGTTAAAAGGTAAAAGCATTGACGATGCCATGAAGATTGACAACATGGACATTGTTGAAGAACTGGCTCTTCCTCCGGTAAAAATACACTGCTCGGTTTTGGCCGAAGATGCCATTAAAGCTGCAATTAACGATTACCGTGTTAAAAATGGTATGGAAGCTTTGGTAAGCGAAAAAGCGCACCACTAA
- a CDS encoding DUF5682 family protein has product MAINILGIRHHGPGSARNVKAFLESVKPDIVLVEGPPEADGMLQWVGHRGLKPPVALLCYQPDDPQRSVFYPFADFSPEWQAILYARKQNIHVRFMDLPAGNQMLIEKEQREHKEQATEPTSDHISLEAQTFEELQVNKNPISYLSDAAGFADDEKWWEHTFEYRLDNHEVFDAVAEAMQALRESIPQKNKKLELLREAFMRRSIRQAEKEMFHTIAVICGAWHVPALQNKVSQKDDNELLKGLPKVKTECTWIPWTFNRLSFYSGYGAGINSPGWYNHVWQHPHDDGTLWMAHVAQLFRKQQMDTSVAHIIEAVRLAESLASLRGLPKAGLEELNEATLSVLCNGESILLKLVHDELIVGHEIGEVPAEIPKPPLQLDIEKLQKKLRLPATADFKDYTLDLRKDTDLERSVFLRRLTLLGIQWGRQQYVTGKGTFKEQWRLQWDPGYSVEIIERGNLGNTVSEAATNSVLNQANEATDLKIISDLLEKSIPAELPDAIEVLIYRLNNLAAASADVIELMQIVPGLITVARYGNVRKTDSAVVLSIIGSVITRICISLPNACVAIDDDAAQQLLGLFYKLNDGINLLNEADTTAGWHQTLGIIAVNKNTSPVIGGYSTRLLNDGKLLTGDELMQHFGYAMSAATAPVISAAWLEGFLKGSGTLLLLDEGLWQVIDNWVAGLSDDTFIQVLPLMRRTFANFSDPERRKLGEKVRTGGSGAQQHTTAITNFDTERAKQGLPVIMELLGLTTKKS; this is encoded by the coding sequence ATGGCAATAAATATATTAGGCATACGCCATCATGGCCCCGGTTCGGCACGGAATGTAAAAGCATTTCTGGAATCGGTTAAGCCGGATATTGTACTGGTTGAGGGTCCGCCAGAAGCTGATGGTATGCTGCAATGGGTTGGCCACCGGGGTTTAAAACCGCCCGTGGCCTTGCTGTGTTATCAGCCAGACGATCCACAGCGCTCGGTGTTTTATCCCTTCGCCGATTTTTCGCCCGAATGGCAGGCCATACTTTATGCCCGTAAGCAAAATATCCATGTGCGTTTTATGGATCTGCCGGCAGGCAACCAAATGCTGATAGAAAAAGAACAGCGCGAACACAAAGAGCAGGCAACAGAACCAACATCCGACCACATTAGCCTCGAAGCACAAACGTTTGAGGAGTTGCAAGTCAATAAAAACCCGATAAGTTATTTATCGGATGCCGCCGGTTTCGCCGACGACGAAAAATGGTGGGAGCATACCTTTGAATATCGCTTAGATAACCACGAGGTTTTTGATGCCGTAGCCGAAGCTATGCAGGCACTTCGCGAAAGCATCCCACAAAAAAACAAAAAACTGGAGCTGTTGCGCGAAGCTTTTATGCGCCGCTCAATAAGGCAGGCCGAAAAAGAAATGTTTCATACCATTGCAGTTATTTGCGGTGCCTGGCATGTACCGGCCCTGCAAAATAAAGTTTCGCAAAAGGATGATAACGAATTACTAAAAGGCTTGCCTAAAGTAAAAACAGAGTGCACCTGGATACCCTGGACGTTTAACCGCTTAAGCTTTTACAGTGGCTACGGCGCGGGTATCAATTCGCCGGGTTGGTATAATCATGTTTGGCAACACCCTCACGATGATGGTACATTGTGGATGGCACATGTTGCGCAACTGTTTCGCAAACAGCAAATGGATACATCGGTTGCGCATATTATAGAGGCCGTGCGTTTGGCAGAATCCCTTGCATCGCTACGTGGCTTGCCGAAGGCGGGCCTGGAAGAATTGAATGAGGCTACCCTGAGTGTGTTGTGCAACGGCGAAAGTATTTTGTTAAAATTGGTACACGATGAGTTGATTGTTGGCCACGAGATAGGAGAGGTACCGGCGGAAATACCCAAACCACCTTTACAACTGGATATTGAAAAACTCCAAAAGAAACTGAGGTTACCAGCTACTGCTGATTTTAAAGATTACACACTCGATTTGCGTAAAGACACCGATTTGGAACGCAGTGTTTTTTTGCGCAGGCTTACTTTGTTGGGTATACAATGGGGGCGACAGCAATATGTGACAGGTAAAGGTACTTTTAAAGAGCAATGGCGCCTGCAATGGGATCCCGGTTATTCGGTGGAAATTATTGAGCGTGGTAATTTAGGGAATACCGTTAGCGAAGCCGCAACAAATAGTGTATTAAACCAGGCTAACGAAGCTACGGACTTAAAAATAATTAGCGATTTGCTTGAAAAAAGCATTCCGGCAGAACTGCCCGACGCCATTGAGGTATTGATTTATAGATTAAATAATTTAGCCGCCGCATCAGCCGACGTAATTGAACTGATGCAGATAGTGCCGGGCTTAATTACCGTTGCGCGTTATGGCAATGTGCGCAAAACTGATTCGGCGGTGGTATTAAGTATTATAGGCAGCGTTATTACCCGCATATGCATTAGCTTGCCCAATGCATGCGTAGCTATTGATGATGATGCAGCGCAGCAATTACTCGGCTTGTTTTATAAGTTGAACGATGGCATTAACCTGCTAAACGAAGCCGATACCACTGCGGGCTGGCACCAAACCCTTGGGATAATTGCTGTTAATAAAAATACATCGCCGGTAATTGGCGGGTATAGCACACGCTTACTTAACGATGGCAAGTTGTTAACTGGCGATGAGTTAATGCAACACTTTGGCTATGCCATGTCGGCAGCAACGGCGCCTGTTATTTCGGCGGCCTGGTTAGAGGGTTTTTTAAAGGGCAGCGGTACATTATTATTGCTCGACGAGGGCCTATGGCAAGTGATTGATAACTGGGTTGCAGGTTTAAGCGATGATACCTTTATACAGGTACTGCCATTAATGCGCCGTACGTTTGCCAATTTTTCTGACCCGGAACGCCGTAAACTTGGCGAAAAGGTACGCACCGGCGGAAGCGGGGCGCAGCAACACACCACCGCAATTACAAACTTTGATACCGAACGTGCTAAACAAGGTTTACCTGTAATAATGGAACTATTGGGTTTAACCACTAAAAAAAGCTAA
- the mce gene encoding methylmalonyl-CoA epimerase, giving the protein MDKIEHIGIAVSNMDAAKATWQSLLNTVVYKTETVDNEQVSTAFLQAGPNKIELLQGTHPDSVIAKFIKKKGEGIHHIAFAVTDIYAEMQRLKTEGFTLLNNEPKNGADNKLVCFVHPKDVNGVLIELCQERIF; this is encoded by the coding sequence ATGGATAAAATAGAGCATATTGGCATAGCTGTAAGCAACATGGATGCTGCCAAGGCCACCTGGCAAAGCTTGTTAAATACTGTAGTTTATAAAACCGAAACCGTTGATAACGAACAGGTAAGTACTGCTTTTTTGCAGGCCGGACCCAATAAAATTGAACTGCTGCAAGGCACACATCCTGATAGCGTTATTGCTAAATTTATTAAAAAAAAAGGGGAGGGGATACACCATATTGCTTTTGCCGTAACTGATATTTACGCCGAAATGCAGCGCCTTAAAACCGAAGGCTTTACACTGCTGAATAACGAACCGAAAAACGGTGCCGATAATAAACTGGTTTGTTTTGTGCATCCTAAAGACGTTAATGGCGTATTGATAGAACTTTGCCAGGAGAGAATTTTTTAA
- a CDS encoding HesB/IscA family protein, whose protein sequence is MVTITDKAKSKIDHLMQDAGMDTSYFLRVSVQGGGCSGLSYNLDFDNEEKKGDQFFEDKGIRMALDMKSFLYLAGTELDFTDGLNGKGFNFHNPNATRTCGCGESFSV, encoded by the coding sequence ATGGTTACTATAACAGATAAGGCAAAAAGCAAAATTGATCACCTGATGCAGGATGCCGGGATGGATACATCTTATTTTTTGAGGGTATCGGTGCAGGGAGGAGGCTGCTCTGGTTTATCATATAATCTGGATTTTGATAACGAAGAAAAAAAGGGCGACCAGTTTTTTGAAGATAAAGGGATACGCATGGCACTGGATATGAAATCGTTTTTATACCTGGCCGGCACAGAGCTTGATTTTACCGATGGTTTAAACGGTAAGGGTTTCAATTTTCATAATCCGAATGCAACGCGTACCTGTGGTTGCGGCGAGAGTTTCTCGGTATAA
- a CDS encoding VWA domain-containing protein, which yields MEIEPQHLRKWRLILGGHKQEGTQFDLNDADLKVDRTLEALYDSDKSGGLGASSPNVSRWLGDIRTFFPASVVQVMQQDALKRLNLTQMLFEKEMLENVEPDVHLVATLMTLSRVIPDKTKDTARQVVRKVVDELVKKLAEPTRQAITGSLNKSIRNTRPRHNEINWGATILKNLKHYQPQYQTIIPESRVGYGRRRSSLKDVILCLDQSGSMGSSVVYSGIFGSVMASIPAIKTKMVVFDTAVADLTEELTDPVELLFGVQLGGGTDINAALTYCQQIVSKPADTVLVLITDLYEGGDVNQMRRRAAELVAAGVQLVVLLALSDDGAPSYDHRNAQFLADLGVPVFACTPDKFPDLMAAALTKQDIGLWAAKEDLIVKQ from the coding sequence ATGGAAATTGAACCACAGCATTTGCGCAAATGGCGTTTAATATTAGGCGGCCACAAGCAAGAAGGAACTCAGTTTGATTTAAACGATGCCGACTTAAAGGTTGACCGCACCCTTGAAGCCTTGTATGATAGCGATAAGAGCGGTGGCCTGGGAGCATCGTCGCCAAATGTGAGCAGATGGCTGGGCGATATCCGTACATTTTTTCCGGCGAGCGTGGTACAGGTAATGCAACAGGATGCGTTAAAGCGGTTGAATTTAACGCAAATGCTTTTTGAGAAAGAAATGCTCGAAAACGTTGAACCCGATGTTCATTTGGTGGCTACCTTAATGACCCTGAGCCGCGTTATCCCCGATAAAACCAAAGATACCGCCAGGCAGGTAGTGCGTAAGGTGGTTGACGAATTGGTAAAAAAACTGGCCGAACCTACACGGCAGGCCATTACAGGCAGCCTTAACAAAAGCATCAGGAATACAAGGCCCCGGCATAATGAAATTAACTGGGGCGCCACTATATTAAAAAACCTTAAACACTACCAACCTCAATATCAAACCATTATTCCGGAAAGCAGAGTGGGGTATGGGCGCAGGCGGTCGTCGCTAAAAGATGTTATTCTCTGTTTAGATCAGAGTGGCTCGATGGGTTCTTCTGTGGTATACTCGGGTATATTTGGTAGTGTAATGGCATCCATACCAGCAATAAAAACTAAAATGGTGGTATTTGATACCGCCGTAGCCGATTTAACAGAAGAACTTACCGACCCTGTAGAATTACTATTTGGCGTACAACTTGGAGGTGGTACCGATATTAATGCCGCCCTAACCTACTGCCAGCAAATAGTTAGTAAACCTGCCGATACCGTACTGGTGTTGATAACCGATTTGTACGAAGGTGGCGATGTTAACCAAATGCGCCGCCGCGCTGCCGAATTGGTTGCCGCCGGTGTGCAATTGGTAGTTTTATTGGCACTGAGTGACGATGGGGCACCGTCTTACGATCATCGTAATGCGCAATTTTTGGCCGATTTAGGTGTGCCTGTTTTTGCTTGTACGCCCGATAAATTTCCGGATTTAATGGCAGCGGCACTCACCAAGCAAGATATTGGTTTGTGGGCCGCAAAAGAAGATTTAATTGTGAAGCAGTAG
- a CDS encoding SIMPL domain-containing protein, translating into MKNLSLTITLLALSYFTFAQEAPKTTISVIGLSQKTFYPNAYKVTFLLQEEIRSESAKTMDKTWLDTIRHTFFENVKAYGLKESDFLTIRKSSTPSNGYGGRNASPLYNIVYQLRNIKSDLAQKLVDDLRTPGLKGIVAKPQYGTILKPVVDSLYSAALADAHINAFSMAKQLNKTVGQPLNVGTGYNTLHDFNTEFDANDYYSLSKFEITLIDSKPFPVTVTITYELK; encoded by the coding sequence ATGAAAAACTTATCTCTCACCATTACTCTGCTCGCATTAAGCTACTTTACCTTTGCGCAGGAAGCACCCAAAACAACTATCTCAGTTATCGGGCTGTCCCAAAAAACATTTTATCCTAATGCCTACAAGGTTACCTTTTTACTGCAGGAAGAAATAAGATCTGAAAGTGCAAAAACAATGGATAAAACCTGGTTAGATACCATTAGGCATACTTTTTTTGAAAATGTTAAAGCCTATGGTTTAAAAGAAAGTGACTTTTTAACCATCAGAAAATCAAGTACGCCTTCCAATGGTTATGGCGGACGTAATGCCAGCCCTTTATATAACATTGTTTATCAGCTCAGAAATATTAAATCTGACCTGGCACAAAAACTGGTGGACGATTTACGCACCCCAGGCTTAAAAGGCATTGTGGCCAAGCCCCAATATGGCACTATTTTAAAACCCGTTGTTGATAGTTTGTATTCGGCAGCGTTAGCCGATGCTCATATCAATGCGTTTAGTATGGCCAAACAACTAAATAAAACGGTGGGACAGCCGTTAAATGTGGGCACCGGCTATAATACCCTGCACGATTTTAATACCGAGTTTGACGCCAACGATTATTATAGCCTTTCCAAATTTGAAATAACCCTTATTGATAGCAAGCCCTTTCCGGTAACGGTAACTATAACTTACGAACTTAAGTAG
- a CDS encoding ATP-binding protein yields the protein MSQLLRQHAEQLFAHELEELKKQDTDKRPANWVLSPQSVVTYLIGGKLKNGFEVSPKYIGNRRLMEIAVATLTTDRALLLYGLPGTAKSWVSEHLAAGVSGDSTLIIQGTAGTSEESVRYGWNYARLIAEGPSAGALVETPVMRAMKDGKIVRLEELTRIGADVQDTLITILSEKTLPVPELNMEVQAIKGFNVIATANNRDKGVNELSSALKRRFNTVILPLPDSIEEEIDIVRRRVESFEKVMELPAEPPALQEIRRIVTIFRELRSGVTLDGKTKIKIPTGTLSTAEAISVVNSGLSMAAYFGDGQLKAADVAASIIGSVIKDPVQDKLVWQEYLETVVKTRSDWSDIYRACRDL from the coding sequence ATGTCACAGCTACTACGTCAGCATGCAGAGCAATTGTTTGCACACGAACTGGAAGAACTTAAAAAGCAGGATACAGACAAGCGCCCGGCAAACTGGGTATTGTCGCCGCAGTCGGTGGTTACCTATTTAATTGGTGGCAAGCTCAAAAACGGTTTCGAAGTATCGCCAAAGTACATTGGCAACCGCCGCTTAATGGAGATAGCCGTTGCAACCCTAACTACCGACCGCGCCTTGTTATTATACGGTTTACCCGGAACCGCTAAGAGTTGGGTAAGCGAGCATTTGGCCGCAGGTGTTAGCGGCGATTCTACGCTTATTATCCAGGGCACAGCCGGTACAAGCGAAGAGTCGGTACGTTACGGATGGAACTATGCACGGCTAATAGCCGAAGGCCCATCTGCCGGTGCGTTGGTAGAAACACCCGTAATGCGGGCCATGAAAGATGGCAAAATAGTAAGGCTGGAAGAGCTTACCCGTATAGGTGCCGACGTGCAGGATACTTTGATAACTATCCTTTCCGAAAAAACATTGCCCGTGCCGGAGTTAAATATGGAAGTGCAGGCTATAAAGGGCTTCAACGTAATTGCTACTGCAAACAATCGCGATAAAGGTGTAAACGAATTATCGAGCGCGTTAAAGCGCCGTTTTAATACGGTGATACTGCCTTTGCCCGATTCTATCGAAGAAGAAATTGATATTGTGCGCCGCCGCGTTGAGAGCTTTGAAAAAGTAATGGAATTGCCTGCCGAACCGCCTGCATTGCAGGAAATACGCAGGATAGTAACCATTTTTCGCGAACTACGCAGCGGTGTAACGCTGGATGGTAAAACCAAAATTAAAATACCAACAGGTACATTAAGTACCGCCGAAGCAATTTCGGTAGTGAACAGCGGCTTATCTATGGCCGCTTATTTTGGCGATGGGCAATTGAAAGCGGCGGATGTGGCGGCAAGTATTATTGGCTCGGTAATAAAAGACCCTGTACAGGATAAATTGGTTTGGCAGGAATACCTGGAAACCGTAGTAAAAACACGCAGCGATTGGAGTGATATTTACCGCGCCTGCCGCGATTTATAA
- a CDS encoding IscS subfamily cysteine desulfurase: MNLPIYLDNNATTPMDPRVLEAMLPYFTTKFGNAASRNHPFGWVAEEGVDYAREQVAKLIGANEKEIIFTSGATESDNLGIKGVFEMYKDKGNHIITCTTEHKAVLDTCKHVEKLGARVTYLDVQSDGLINLADLEAAMTNETILVCIMYANNEIGVIQPVKEISAIAHKYGALFMTDGVQAVGKIPVDVNKDGIDILALSAHKMYGPKGVGALYVRRKNPRVKVTAQMDGGGHERGMRSGTLNVAGIVGLGKACEIAGLDMEADAIRLSALRDKLEKSLTVLEESYVNGNVEHRLPHVANISFKYVEGEGLMMAMKDLAVSSGSACTSASLEPSYVLKSLGLSDDLAHSSIRFGLGRFTTEEEIDYAIEVTKNSVNHLRELSPLWEMFKEGIDLDSIEWAEH; encoded by the coding sequence ATGAACCTTCCAATATATTTAGATAATAACGCCACAACCCCAATGGATCCGAGGGTTTTAGAGGCTATGTTGCCATACTTTACTACTAAGTTTGGTAATGCTGCAAGCCGTAACCACCCTTTTGGTTGGGTAGCCGAAGAAGGCGTTGATTATGCCCGCGAACAAGTTGCCAAATTAATTGGTGCTAACGAGAAAGAAATCATCTTTACTTCGGGAGCTACAGAAAGCGATAACTTAGGTATTAAAGGTGTTTTTGAAATGTACAAAGACAAAGGCAACCATATTATTACCTGCACTACCGAACATAAAGCCGTTTTAGATACCTGCAAACATGTTGAAAAACTGGGCGCACGTGTTACTTATTTAGATGTACAATCTGATGGTTTAATTAACCTTGCCGACCTTGAGGCCGCCATGACCAACGAAACCATTTTGGTTTGTATTATGTATGCCAACAACGAAATTGGTGTTATACAACCAGTTAAAGAAATATCGGCCATAGCCCATAAATATGGTGCTTTATTTATGACAGATGGTGTGCAGGCTGTTGGTAAAATACCTGTGGACGTAAATAAAGACGGTATTGATATTTTAGCCTTATCGGCACATAAAATGTATGGCCCTAAAGGTGTTGGTGCTTTATACGTTCGCCGTAAAAACCCAAGGGTTAAGGTTACCGCTCAAATGGACGGTGGCGGCCACGAACGTGGTATGCGTAGTGGTACTTTAAACGTAGCCGGTATAGTTGGTTTAGGCAAGGCCTGCGAAATTGCCGGTTTAGATATGGAGGCAGATGCTATCCGTTTATCTGCCTTGCGCGATAAATTAGAAAAGTCTTTAACTGTTTTAGAAGAAAGCTATGTAAACGGTAATGTTGAACATCGCCTGCCACATGTTGCAAACATATCTTTTAAATACGTTGAGGGCGAAGGCTTAATGATGGCTATGAAAGATTTGGCAGTATCATCGGGTTCGGCTTGTACATCGGCATCTTTGGAGCCTTCGTATGTGTTAAAGAGCCTGGGCTTATCTGATGATTTGGCACACTCTTCTATCCGTTTCGGACTGGGCCGCTTTACTACCGAAGAGGAAATTGATTACGCTATTGAGGTAACCAAAAACTCGGTTAATCACCTGCGCGAACTATCGCCGCTTTGGGAAATGTTTAAAGAAGGAATTGACCTTGACTCGATTGAGTGGGCAGAGCACTAA
- a CDS encoding flavodoxin family protein gives MLDYHIQPYNYTGQYSTDDGFINVVNAMQQYDDYVFATPVYWYSMSGLMKTFFDRLTDLTAEHKKLGKGLKGKSASVIAVGTDLLLPNGFDAPFMLTAQYFEMIFKGSVYKVFTE, from the coding sequence CTGCTTGACTATCATATACAGCCCTACAATTACACGGGCCAATACTCAACCGACGATGGTTTTATTAATGTGGTGAACGCCATGCAGCAATACGACGATTATGTATTTGCGACCCCGGTTTATTGGTACAGCATGAGCGGCCTGATGAAAACCTTTTTTGACAGGCTTACCGACTTAACTGCCGAACACAAAAAATTAGGCAAGGGCCTAAAGGGAAAATCGGCATCGGTAATTGCCGTTGGTACCGATTTATTGTTGCCTAACGGTTTTGATGCGCCATTTATGCTAACCGCTCAATATTTTGAGATGATATTTAAGGGTAGTGTGTATAAAGTTTTTACCGAATAA